Genomic DNA from bacterium:
GCCCCTTCTTGTCCTCACGTGGCCGATACAGCGTGATCTACAGATTAACTCTAACTTAATAAGAAACTTGCCCGACCCAACCGCGTATTATGAGAACGCACACGCGTATCCCTCGACAGGTCACCCGCTTACCTTCCGCACATCGAGTTACTCAACACTTCCAGTATCAAAACCTCCTGACTGAACTACCCGCAAGGAGAGCCATACATGAAGACCGTTATCTTTCACGGAAAAGGTGCTCACACAAGTGGCGCCCATCACCTCGGCCATTGACGCCTACTTGAACTTCGACGCCCGCAAGGTCGGATGGGTCAAGACGGAATTGCTGCCGGCGGAACAACGCGCAGACGGGCAGCGGGAGTCGGTTCCGGCGGAAATGGAACACTGAAAAACCAAGGAGACGCGACCATGGCAGACCAGATTACTCAGACCATCATCGTCGAGCGCAACATCAACGACGTATTCCAACTGTGGGCCAATTTCGAAAATTTTCCGCAGTTCATGAAGAACATCAAATCGGTCCGGAAGATGGGCGACCGCAAGAGCCATTGGGTGATGGACGGCCCGCTGGGCAAGAACGTCGAATGGGATGCCGATACCACCGTGCTCGAGCCTAACAAGCGTATCGCGTGGCAAAGCTCAGGCGGAACCATCGATACGAAGGGCGAAGTGCTGTTCCGCAGCATCAATCCCGATGAAACCGAAGTCACCGCTACGATCCAGTACAAGGCGCCGACCGGCGCCGAGACCATTGCCAAGCTCTTCGACAATCCTGAGAAGAAGCTCAAGGAAGACTTGGAGAACTTCAAGCAGTTCGCCGAGAGTACTGTCAGTTCCCACACCGATAGGTTGTGAGCGCATACTACTCTTCCGAGCGCTCGCAAAGAGACCGGAGCCTGTTCATTCAGACTCCGGTCTTCTCTATACCAGCAAACACATTCAAAACCCCTTCTGCTTCCTCCTTTTTCAAAGGGGAAGGGCCAGAGCTTCGCGGCGGCAGGCCTCTTGAGACTTGGGCCTGCCCCGCTTGGCCCACCCGTCGCATCGGTCATCGGGTCTCCCCCCTTAGCATAAGGGGGGTATCGGGACAATCCTTTGCAATCCATTCGCTCCACGATCCCGGATACAGTCTTGCCCCATGCAATCCTGCAATCTCGAGAGCCAGCAGATCATGGCACGCCGTCACACCTGAGCCGCAGGAACAAACCACTCTCCTGCCGTCGCGGACGCCAAGCGATTCAAAGTGCGAGCGCAGCATCGATGGAGTCTTGAAATGCGGAACGCCCTCGGCCTTCACGTTATCGGCCCACGGTGCATTGATCGCTCCCGGAATATGCCCCGCGCGGGTGTCAATTGTCTCGCCTTCGCCACGATACCGCTCCGCGGAACGGGCATCCAGCAGGAGCATCTTGTCACCCTGCGTTTTGACCTCGGGATAATTGGCAACCATCGTCACGTTCGCATGAGCAGCGAGCGGCTGCGGGTGGGGGAGAGGGGATTTGCCGGGACCGGTTTCAACAGGCCGCTCTTCGGCAACCCACGCCGCGAAACCGCCGTCCAGCACCAGTGCTTCCGCTCCGCCCACCCAGCGCATCATCCACCAGAGCCGCGCCGCCAGCGATCCCGCCTTGTCGTCATAAACCACCAGCGTCGTTCCTTCGCCGATACCTAACCGCGCCAGTGTGCGTACAAACTGCTCCGGATCCGGCAGCGGATGCCGGCCTTTGCTCAAGTCCGAGCGGTCGGAAAGTTCGGTATCCACATCCACATAAATTGCCCCGGGAATATGCCCCGTGCGGAATGCGTCGCGTCCTGCATCGGGCTGGCTCGCATCCCAGCGCATATCGGCAATCACCAGCCCCGGCTCACCGAGCCTGCGGGCAAGTTCCTCAGTTGAAATCAGCATAATCCTCACGGTGTTCTTCACCTATGGCAGGCTCAAATCCTTCCCCCACTTCGTGGGGGAAGTTAGATGGGGGTAAACATTACTTCATCAGCAGCATCTTCTGCATCGCCACGAAACTCCCCGCCTGCATCCGGCAGAGATAGAGCCCGCTGGCCACGTCCTGTCCATTCCATGACACCGCGTAGCGTCCCGCCGGCTGCATCCCATTCACCAGCCTGCCAACTTCCTGCCCCAGCGCATTGTAGATTCTCAATTCAACATGCTCGGTCTTCGGCACGTCATAGCGAATCTCTGTGGTCGGGTTGAAGGGATTCGGATAAGCCGCATGCAAGGCAAACACCGTGGGCAGATGGTCGTCCCGATCCGCTGCCCCGACATCACCAACATCTACCTGAATTGGCAAAGGGCTACCGGATGCGTTGTGGTACACATACATTGTGGTGTGGTCAAGCGGATGAGTCAATGCAGGTACAATCGTAGACGTGATCGTTATGCTGTTACCGGGTTCAACGATCCCGGCCGCCGGGCTGGAACTCAGCCAATCCACACTGTCCACAATACTGTATAGCAGCCGGCAACTACCACCTGTATTCGCTATCGTAAAGGTCTGCGGTGTGCTCTGCCCTTGGTGAATGTAGAAGGTCAAGGATGAGACGCTGGACGTAAAGGCCGGCGAGCGCAGAGCCACGTTCAGCGTGGTATTCACGTTGGCCTCCACCACGACGTTCTGACGGGTAGAATCGCAATGAGCTGTGTAGGCAAAATGCACCGTATAGGTTCCGGGATTCAAAGGCAGCAGATAGTTGCCCAAAACGTCGGTCAGCACTGTGTCCGCACCGCCCGTAACCCACACCTGCGCTCCATTCAACGGCGGGTTAGCGCCTCCCAAATGCCGCACGGTTCCTTGAATGGCCTGCTGCGGTCCGCCCCAGAATTGAAGCGCGCTGCTATCTGTCGGACACCAATGTCCGCTGCCGTTGTAGCACACCTCAAAGGCATCCGTGTTGGTGCAGTTGACCACTCCCACCGTTGCCGGAATGTCTGCGCCAACCGTTTGATACTGGTACGTCACACCGCCATTGGCGTCCAGAATCAACTCAAAAGCCGGGCCACCGACAACCACCCACGCAAGAACGAACCGTTGGTTCGCCGCATCGTGATAGTACTTTACCGTGCTCCCCGGAGTGAACGTTATGTCCTCCCACAGGGGCATCAACGCACACGCGGGGCCGGAAGGGCTGGGAAGGTGCTAATTGAGGGAGGCCGTGCTCGTGCTGTCCGTGAACGACGCCCAGCCGTTGGAGCAGACAAAGATGCGATTGTGCGTGTTGCCGTAAAACGGAAATTGAATACCGAGCGCAAACGGTCCCAAGGTCTCATCGCCACCTGTCAGCCCCGTATTGGTCCCGATGGTGGAGATGTCTACCCAGTCATATTCCACAGGTTCACACATGCACACCAGTATGCGCCCCCGCACGCTGTCGCCCGGCCCGGCATTCGGCACTTCGTCAAATCCCTGCACCGTCCACGTATGCCAGATCGCCGGGTTCGCCGGTGTGTCCGTAAATTGCTGCACTCCCGGCAGAATATGGGTCGCAATCACCTCGTTGTCGCGCAGCACCTGCACACCTGCAAGATCCACGCAGGTCGTTCCATCCGCGTTGAGGGCCGGATCAACCCACGTCAGGCGCATCTGTGTTTCGCTGATGGGTGTCGCCTGCACATTGGTCGGCGCTCCCGGTGCCATGTTGCAGCGGACGGTCACGGAGTTCGACAGGGGCGACGACTCGTTGTCATCATAACGCGCCGCCACTTCATATGTATGGGGCACATTTTCCGGCAGACCATTATCATCCCATGTGGTCGATGCCGCCAGCACCGAATCCAGCAGAGTGCCGTCTCGGTATATCAGGTACCTCGGCTCATCGAGGGTGCTGTGCCCGTGGCCGCGTGGCGGACGCACGTAGTTCGGGCCGGGAATTCCCGGAGCATTCCACGCCAGATGAACGTGGCTGTCAAAATTCCCATCCGCCGTCAGGTTGGTCGGCGCCAGATGCAGGTAGATTTGCCGCGCCGTGTTGGAGTATGCAGACTCCGCCCAAGGGCGCGACATGTTGGTGTCCACCGCGGTCACCGCATAGTCCCAATCGCCTTCCGCATCCAGATCATCCATAGTTGTATTGTTATCGCGTCCCCAGATAGCCTGGCGGAGAATAAACACGTCGGCGCTGTGCTGCTTACGATAGAGCTTGTAGCCATCCACCAGCAGATCCGGCGAAACATCCCAGTGCAGGCTGTCCAGCCGGAAGGACCACAAAATGGTCCCCGTCAGGTTCAACGGCGCGGGCGGATTATCACGGCGCAGAGACATATCGGCTTCGCTGTACCCGCCTTCGGTCAGAAAGACGTGCAGCGTATCGGTTACAAACCCCTCAAGGCTGGCCGTCAGCCTCCGTAAGCCAATTTCCACATTGGTCAGAGTGTAGTAGCCATTGGCGTTCGGATGGGTCGTGGGAGTCCCTTGACCATCCGCCTGAACCGTGGCTTGGGTAATGTCTCCTATGCCGCCATCGAGAGCCACCGTTCCACTCACGGTTGTCTGTGCGGAAACCGATGCCGCACTCAAGATCAGCGCACTTACGGTCGCCAGCAAAATCAAGCATTTCCGAAGTTCCATCGCTTCCTCCCGTCGTGCCGAGTTGTCCGTTCCTTGCCAAGACTCCGGAGAGGCTGGTCGCCTATGCCAGAATCCCGCGAGCTTTCCTGTCCTGCTAAAAGATACGCTGCAAACCTTAGTAAGTCAAGCCGTCCAAAGGAAATGTTGCAAAAGTCATGGCTCTCTGTTGGATGCCGCGTGCTCCCGCTGTCTTTGAAGATTCTTTTTGGCATGGTCGCAAAGTCTTGCCAAACGAGAGCTAACGGCCTATATTGATAAGTGATATGCCGTCACCGTGTCGCTATGGGAGATCGAGAAACATGATCTTGAAACCGATTTTGTCCGCAGGCATTGGACTGTTTATGGCGGCTGCGTCTTTCGCGGCGTGGCTTCCGGTAGAATCCGGCAACCCTGTAACCGAACCTCAGCTCTCCATCCGCAGTCTGTCGTCGGACACCTGGCAGGTAGATATTCAGGTCCCCGGCGTGGAGACAGATTTGCAGCGCGTCATGCTGCCCGGAGAACCCGCGCTCGAAAGCGACGATGCGCCGCCCTTGCCGGTCTACTCGCGCTTCATTGCCCTGCGCTCGCAGGGTAACCCTTTGGTAGAGATCGTCTCGGAAGAGTGGATTGATCTTCCCGGTTCGGAATCCCTGTCCTCCGAGCAATTCGATACCCATGCTCTCACCGCAGACATAAGCCCGCGCCAGATCATGGGCGGCGTCTCCCTCGCGCTGCTGCGCGTCTTTCCGGTCAAACAGGATCCGCAAGCTCACACGCTGCG
This window encodes:
- a CDS encoding SRPBCC family protein, giving the protein MADQITQTIIVERNINDVFQLWANFENFPQFMKNIKSVRKMGDRKSHWVMDGPLGKNVEWDADTTVLEPNKRIAWQSSGGTIDTKGEVLFRSINPDETEVTATIQYKAPTGAETIAKLFDNPEKKLKEDLENFKQFAESTVSSHTDRL
- a CDS encoding sulfurtransferase, with the protein product MLISTEELARRLGEPGLVIADMRWDASQPDAGRDAFRTGHIPGAIYVDVDTELSDRSDLSKGRHPLPDPEQFVRTLARLGIGEGTTLVVYDDKAGSLAARLWWMMRWVGGAEALVLDGGFAAWVAEERPVETGPGKSPLPHPQPLAAHANVTMVANYPEVKTQGDKMLLLDARSAERYRGEGETIDTRAGHIPGAINAPWADNVKAEGVPHFKTPSMLRSHFESLGVRDGRRVVCSCGSGVTACHDLLALEIAGLHGARLYPGSWSEWIAKDCPDTPLMLRGETR
- a CDS encoding carboxypeptidase regulatory-like domain-containing protein; its protein translation is MPLWEDITFTPGSTVKYYHDAANQRFVLAWVVVGGPAFELILDANGGVTYQYQTVGADIPATVGVVNCTNTDAFEVCYNGSGHWCPTDSSALQFWGGPQQAIQGTVRHLGGANPPLNGAQVWVTGGADTVLTDVLGNYLLPLNPGTYTVHFAYTAHCDSTRQNVVVEANVNTTLNVALRSPAFTSSVSSLTFYIHQGQSTPQTFTIANTGGSCRLLYSIVDSVDWLSSSPAAGIVEPGNSITITSTIVPALTHPLDHTTMYVYHNASGSPLPIQVDVGDVGAADRDDHLPTVFALHAAYPNPFNPTTEIRYDVPKTEHVELRIYNALGQEVGRLVNGMQPAGRYAVSWNGQDVASGLYLCRMQAGSFVAMQKMLLMK